From a single Bacillus sp. NEB1478 genomic region:
- the dapA gene encoding 4-hydroxy-tetrahydrodipicolinate synthase, with protein MSFGSISTAMVTPFDSKGNVDFAKTTKLINHLIDNGSDSLVVSGTTGESPTLTTEEKIALFKHVVKVVAGRVPVIAGTGSNNTKASIDLSKKAEEIGVDALLIVAPYYNKPSQEGIVAHYKAIADAVRIPIMAYNVPGRTVVSIGVDTAVRLSEIPNVTALKDAGGNLDVMSEIIEKTSDDFFVYSGDDGLTLPSLAVGSAGIVSVASHVIGNEMQAMIQAFNRGENKEAAGIHRKLLPVMIEMFKAPSPAPIKTALQLKGLDVGSVRLPLLPLNQAERSSLAATLSTLTNV; from the coding sequence ATGAGTTTCGGAAGTATTAGCACTGCAATGGTAACCCCCTTTGACAGTAAAGGGAATGTAGATTTTGCAAAAACCACTAAATTAATTAATCATCTCATCGATAATGGCAGCGACAGTCTTGTCGTTTCAGGAACAACAGGCGAATCACCTACATTGACAACTGAGGAAAAGATTGCATTATTTAAGCACGTAGTAAAGGTAGTTGCAGGTAGAGTTCCTGTTATTGCAGGTACGGGAAGCAATAATACAAAAGCATCAATTGATTTATCCAAAAAAGCTGAAGAAATTGGTGTGGATGCACTTTTAATAGTAGCTCCATATTATAATAAGCCTAGCCAGGAAGGAATTGTTGCTCATTATAAAGCAATTGCTGATGCCGTTAGAATTCCGATTATGGCTTATAATGTTCCAGGAAGAACGGTTGTTTCAATTGGTGTTGATACTGCTGTACGCCTTTCGGAAATTCCGAATGTGACAGCCTTGAAAGATGCTGGTGGAAATTTGGATGTAATGAGTGAGATTATTGAAAAAACATCAGATGACTTCTTCGTATACAGTGGAGATGATGGATTAACACTCCCGTCACTCGCAGTTGGCAGCGCTGGAATAGTTTCTGTAGCATCGCACGTTATAGGGAATGAAATGCAAGCTATGATTCAGGCTTTTAATAGAGGCGAGAACAAAGAGGCAGCAGGTATTCACCGTAAATTGCTGCCGGTCATGATTGAGATGTTTAAAGCTCCTAGCCCGGCACCAATAAAGACTGCTCTTCAACTAAAAGGCCTTGATGTCGGAAGTGTCAGACTTCCATTATTGCCGTTAAATCAAGCAGAACGCAGTTCACTGGCAGCAACATTATCAACGTTAACAAATGTATAA
- the dapG gene encoding aspartate kinase: protein MKIIVQKFGGTSLKENDGRTQAVRHIQKAVDEGYKVVCVVSAMGRNGDPYATDTLLELLDGNNKISNREQDLLLSCGEIISSVVFSGLLNASGLSAAALTGPQAGFRTNDDFTNARIIDMKCERIKSELQSNDVIVVAGFQGQSKNGDIATLGRGGSDTSASALGAALEADFIDIFTDVEGVMTADPRLVKNARPLTVVTYAEICNMAYQGAKVIHPRAVEIAMQAKIPLRIRSTYSDLPGTLVTSAIKGPAGKDVQESLITGIAHVSNITQIKVYANDGQYDLQTKVFKAMAQEQISVDFINISPKGVVYTIMEDKTDLALAKLKALGYEPEVTRNCAKVSAVGAGIAGTPGVTAAIVESLSSRNIQILQSADSHTTIWVLVKKDDLIESVNALHTTFRLNEEGITANLQEIVQQQFIE, encoded by the coding sequence ATGAAGATAATTGTTCAAAAGTTCGGGGGAACCTCTTTAAAAGAAAATGACGGACGTACGCAAGCAGTCCGGCATATTCAAAAAGCGGTTGATGAAGGTTATAAAGTAGTTTGTGTTGTTTCTGCGATGGGCAGAAACGGAGATCCATATGCAACAGATACACTTTTAGAATTACTAGATGGAAATAATAAAATATCGAACCGGGAACAGGACCTTCTTTTGTCTTGCGGAGAAATCATCTCTTCTGTTGTTTTCTCTGGACTGCTTAATGCATCAGGATTATCAGCTGCTGCATTAACTGGGCCACAAGCTGGTTTTCGAACAAACGATGATTTTACAAATGCCCGAATTATCGATATGAAGTGTGAACGGATTAAATCAGAGCTTCAGAGCAATGACGTTATTGTAGTTGCCGGTTTTCAAGGTCAATCTAAAAATGGTGATATAGCAACATTAGGCAGAGGTGGCAGCGACACTTCTGCCTCTGCGCTCGGAGCAGCTCTAGAAGCAGATTTTATCGATATTTTTACAGACGTTGAAGGCGTCATGACTGCAGACCCTAGACTTGTAAAAAATGCTAGACCACTTACTGTCGTAACATATGCTGAAATCTGTAATATGGCCTATCAAGGTGCTAAAGTTATACACCCTAGAGCTGTGGAGATCGCGATGCAAGCAAAGATACCGCTGCGTATCCGTTCAACTTATTCTGATTTGCCTGGCACACTTGTTACATCAGCGATAAAAGGTCCTGCCGGAAAAGATGTGCAAGAATCCTTAATCACCGGGATTGCTCACGTTTCAAATATCACACAAATAAAAGTATATGCGAATGATGGCCAGTATGATCTTCAGACAAAAGTATTTAAAGCGATGGCTCAAGAACAGATATCAGTCGATTTTATTAACATAAGTCCTAAAGGCGTGGTCTATACGATTATGGAAGATAAGACAGATCTTGCTTTGGCTAAATTAAAAGCACTTGGCTATGAGCCTGAAGTTACAAGAAATTGTGCGAAAGTTTCTGCTGTAGGTGCAGGAATTGCGGGAACACCTGGTGTAACTGCAGCTATCGTTGAATCACTTTCAAGCAGAAACATACAAATTCTTCAATCTGCAGACTCCCATACTACAATCTGGGTTCTCGTTAAGAAGGATGATTTAATTGAATCAGTTAACGCTCTTCATACAACTTTTCGGCTGAATGAAGAAGGAATTACGGCTAATTTGCAAGAAATTGTACAACAACAGTTTATTGAGTAG
- the asd gene encoding aspartate-semialdehyde dehydrogenase, whose product MSQRTYHVAVVGATGAVGQQMLNTLKEKNFPVGKLSLLASKRSAGQVIAYNGENFTIQEATPEAFESVDLALFSAGGSVSKELAHEAVKRGAIVVDNTSAFRMDPNVPLVVPEVNEQDLKNHNGIIANPNCSTIQMVVALKPLHEKYGLKKVIVSTYQAVSGAGAKAVEELKEQAKSILKDEAFEPAIMPCASDKKHYQIAFNAVPQIDKFQDNGYTFEELKMMNETKKIMHLENLEIAATCVRLPVETGHSESVYAEFENGTPSVQEIKDLLKTAEGVTLQDVPEEQIYPMPALAAGLPDVFVGRIRKDLDRENAIHMWVVSDNLLKGAAYNSVQIAESLIKLGLL is encoded by the coding sequence ATGAGCCAAAGAACATATCACGTAGCCGTAGTAGGAGCAACTGGTGCGGTTGGGCAGCAGATGCTGAATACATTAAAAGAGAAGAATTTCCCAGTAGGAAAATTATCACTTCTTGCCAGCAAAAGATCGGCAGGACAGGTCATTGCATATAATGGTGAAAATTTTACGATTCAAGAAGCTACGCCTGAAGCTTTTGAAAGCGTAGATCTTGCGCTGTTTTCAGCAGGCGGATCTGTTTCAAAGGAACTTGCGCATGAGGCTGTAAAACGAGGAGCTATTGTGGTAGATAACACAAGTGCCTTCCGTATGGATCCTAACGTACCGCTAGTTGTTCCTGAAGTGAATGAACAAGACTTAAAGAATCATAACGGAATTATAGCGAATCCGAATTGCTCTACAATTCAAATGGTTGTAGCCCTAAAACCTCTACATGAAAAATATGGATTAAAGAAAGTTATTGTATCCACTTACCAAGCGGTTTCTGGTGCAGGTGCAAAAGCGGTTGAAGAGCTTAAAGAACAAGCAAAATCAATTTTAAAAGATGAAGCATTTGAACCAGCGATCATGCCATGTGCATCTGATAAGAAGCATTATCAAATCGCATTTAATGCTGTTCCGCAAATAGATAAATTTCAAGATAACGGCTATACGTTTGAAGAATTAAAGATGATGAATGAGACAAAGAAAATCATGCATCTGGAGAATCTAGAAATTGCAGCAACTTGTGTCAGACTGCCGGTTGAAACGGGACATTCTGAGTCTGTTTACGCTGAATTTGAGAATGGAACTCCTTCAGTTCAGGAAATCAAGGATTTATTAAAAACAGCAGAAGGGGTAACTTTGCAAGATGTACCAGAAGAGCAAATTTATCCGATGCCAGCCTTAGCTGCCGGATTGCCAGATGTATTTGTTGGCAGAATCCGCAAAGACCTAGATCGTGAAAACGCCATTCATATGTGGGTAGTTTCTGATAACTTATTAAAAGGTGCTGCTTATAACTCAGTTCAGATTGCAGAAAGTTTAATCAAGCTAGGATTGCTTTAA
- the dpaB gene encoding dipicolinate synthase subunit B, whose amino-acid sequence MEVKGKHIGFGLTGSHCTYDAVFPEIQRLVDLGAKVTPFFTHTVQNTTTRFGVGTEWIDRIKEVTGNEPVDSIVKAEPFGPRTPLDCMVIAPLTGNSISKFANAMTDSPVLMGAKATLRNQKPVVLGISTNDGLGLNGVNIMRLMATKNIYFIPFGQDDPVLKQNSLVAHMDTLVETIEYALEGKQFQPVLRVTK is encoded by the coding sequence ATGGAGGTTAAAGGTAAACATATCGGTTTCGGATTAACCGGATCTCATTGTACGTATGACGCAGTTTTTCCTGAAATTCAAAGGCTTGTAGATCTAGGTGCAAAGGTGACACCTTTTTTTACACATACAGTACAAAATACGACAACTAGATTTGGTGTGGGTACAGAATGGATTGATCGTATTAAAGAGGTTACAGGAAACGAACCGGTGGATTCAATTGTGAAAGCTGAGCCGTTTGGACCGCGGACACCTTTGGATTGCATGGTCATTGCACCATTAACAGGAAACTCTATCAGTAAGTTTGCAAATGCTATGACAGATTCACCTGTACTTATGGGAGCAAAGGCAACATTAAGAAATCAAAAACCAGTTGTTTTAGGGATCTCAACAAATGATGGATTAGGATTGAATGGTGTAAATATAATGAGATTAATGGCAACGAAAAATATTTATTTTATACCATTTGGCCAGGATGACCCGGTATTGAAACAAAATTCACTCGTAGCACACATGGATACTCTGGTCGAAACGATCGAATACGCACTTGAAGGAAAGCAATTTCAGCCTGTTCTAAGGGTTACAAAATAA
- the dpaA gene encoding dipicolinic acid synthetase subunit A encodes MLTDLHIAVIGGDARQLEVIRKLTELNAVLTLIGYDQLDHGFTGASKMDMEEVDFSKLDSIILPVSGTGLQGEIDTIFSNRQIVLTEEQLKKTKSHCQIFSGISNAYLNTIVKNSDRKLTKLFERDDVAIYNSIPTVEGTIMMVIQHTDITIHQSNTVVLGFGRVGMSVARTFQMLGANVKVGARKSEHIARITEMGMVPFHLDDLKTEVFDTDVCINTIPTQIVTAEVISKLPSHTLIVDLASKPGGTDFKYAEKRGIKALLAPGLPGIVAPKTAGKIVANVLSQLLINEFVKRKG; translated from the coding sequence ATGTTAACAGATTTGCACATCGCAGTTATTGGTGGCGATGCAAGACAGTTGGAAGTTATTCGTAAATTAACTGAATTAAATGCCGTATTAACTCTTATTGGCTATGACCAGCTGGACCACGGATTTACTGGGGCTTCTAAAATGGATATGGAAGAAGTGGATTTTTCAAAACTAGACAGCATAATTTTACCGGTGAGTGGAACAGGATTGCAGGGGGAAATCGATACTATTTTTTCGAATCGGCAAATTGTTCTAACGGAAGAACAATTAAAGAAAACAAAGAGTCACTGCCAGATCTTTTCAGGAATCAGCAATGCTTACTTGAATACAATCGTCAAAAATAGTGATCGAAAGCTTACAAAGCTGTTTGAAAGAGATGACGTTGCTATCTATAACAGTATTCCAACTGTAGAAGGCACAATCATGATGGTCATTCAGCATACAGACATTACGATTCATCAATCGAACACTGTTGTCCTCGGCTTTGGCCGGGTAGGGATGAGCGTAGCTAGAACATTTCAGATGCTTGGAGCTAATGTAAAAGTGGGGGCAAGAAAGTCTGAACATATTGCAAGGATTACAGAAATGGGAATGGTGCCCTTTCATTTAGATGATTTAAAGACAGAAGTGTTCGATACAGATGTTTGCATTAATACAATTCCTACTCAAATTGTAACAGCTGAGGTGATTTCTAAATTACCTTCTCATACATTAATAGTCGATCTCGCATCAAAACCAGGTGGTACTGACTTCAAATATGCAGAAAAACGCGGAATAAAAGCTCTGCTTGCCCCAGGATTACCAGGTATAGTCGCACCAAAAACAGCAGGTAAAATTGTTGCAAATGTTCTTTCGCAATTATTAATTAATGAATTTGTTAAGCGGAAGGGGTAG
- a CDS encoding pitrilysin family protein, whose translation MIIRHTCSNGVRVVLENIPTVRSVAIGVWIGTGSRFENTKNNGISHFLEHMFFKGTKTRTAREIAESFDSIGGQVNAFTSKEYTCYYAKVLDTHAPYALEVLADMFFNSTFEENELLKEKNVVLEEIKMYEDTPDDIVHDMLSRASFQNHELGYPILGTEETLNSFTGNTLRDYMNTHYVPEEVVVSIAGNIDESFIQKVEEWFGDYKSSNPFAKTEIHSPVFHPSKLTRKKETEQAHLCLGYPGLSLKDKRSYSLIILNNIFGSSMSSRLFQEVREQRGLAYSVFSYHSAFVDNGIFTIYGGTAPQQLDELYDTIKNIVEDLNENGITDKELKNSKEQIKGNLMLSLESTNSRMSRNGKHELILGYHRSLDDMVESIDKVTKEQVNELIQSIFTESCSASLVSPQGELPKGLQ comes from the coding sequence TTGATAATTAGGCATACGTGTTCAAACGGCGTAAGAGTCGTTTTGGAAAATATTCCAACGGTCCGATCTGTAGCAATCGGGGTATGGATTGGAACTGGTTCTAGATTTGAAAATACTAAAAATAACGGAATATCTCACTTTTTAGAGCACATGTTTTTTAAAGGTACAAAAACGAGAACAGCCAGGGAGATCGCTGAATCGTTTGACAGCATTGGCGGTCAAGTAAATGCGTTCACTTCAAAAGAATATACATGTTACTATGCGAAAGTATTAGACACTCATGCACCTTATGCTCTTGAAGTTTTAGCAGATATGTTTTTTAACTCAACTTTTGAAGAAAATGAGTTATTAAAAGAAAAAAATGTTGTTCTAGAGGAAATAAAGATGTATGAGGACACACCAGATGATATTGTTCACGATATGCTCAGCAGAGCAAGTTTTCAAAATCATGAATTAGGATATCCAATATTAGGTACAGAGGAAACACTTAACTCTTTCACAGGGAATACACTGCGTGATTATATGAATACTCATTACGTTCCTGAAGAAGTTGTAGTTTCAATAGCAGGAAATATTGATGAAAGCTTTATTCAAAAAGTTGAAGAATGGTTCGGTGACTATAAAAGCAGCAATCCATTTGCTAAAACGGAAATTCATTCACCCGTATTTCACCCATCTAAATTAACACGTAAAAAAGAGACGGAGCAAGCTCATTTATGTCTAGGTTATCCTGGATTATCTTTGAAAGATAAAAGAAGCTATAGCTTAATCATCTTAAATAACATTTTCGGTTCAAGCATGTCGAGCCGATTGTTCCAGGAAGTCAGAGAACAACGAGGGCTTGCGTATTCAGTTTTTTCCTATCATTCTGCCTTTGTTGATAATGGGATTTTTACGATTTACGGCGGAACGGCTCCTCAACAGCTTGATGAATTATATGATACGATTAAAAATATTGTAGAAGATCTTAATGAAAACGGGATTACTGATAAGGAACTCAAGAATTCGAAAGAGCAAATTAAAGGAAATTTAATGCTCAGCCTAGAAAGTACAAACAGCAGAATGAGCCGTAATGGCAAACATGAACTGATATTAGGCTATCATCGAAGCTTGGATGATATGGTTGAGTCCATTGATAAAGTTACAAAAGAACAAGTGAACGAGCTGATTCAGTCTATATTTACAGAAAGCTGCTCAGCTTCTCTAGTAAGTCCGCAAGGTGAGCTTCCAAAAGGGCTGCAATAA
- a CDS encoding polysaccharide deacetylase family protein has translation MKKSILNWSIIVLMLTAIGLTLHNPFTSTYIESIKAQGTAVSQLESNSIYNQIKQRAKDLNKPPQNAEIDPVWKATPGYNGLVVDMDESFKAMKKENEFDEKKLVVKQIEPAVHLDNLPASPIYRGNPEKPMVTLLVNVAWGNEFLPGMLQTMKKYNVHSTFFLDGSWVKKNPSLAKMIREEGHEIGNHAYSHPDLKKMTNARITEELKQTNEVINATLDLTPKWFAPPSGSYRNDVVQIANELGMKTILWSVDTVDWRNPDPKVMSQKVLNKVHPGAMILMHPTKSSAAGLEEMIKGIKEKGLSIGTVSSLMDEKRLLPKSVK, from the coding sequence GTGAAAAAATCAATTCTGAATTGGTCCATTATCGTTTTAATGCTTACTGCTATCGGATTAACGCTTCATAATCCCTTTACTAGTACGTATATTGAAAGTATTAAAGCACAGGGTACTGCAGTGTCTCAATTGGAGTCTAATTCGATTTACAATCAAATAAAACAGCGAGCAAAAGATTTGAACAAACCACCGCAAAATGCAGAAATAGATCCAGTTTGGAAAGCCACTCCCGGATATAATGGACTTGTTGTAGATATGGATGAATCTTTTAAAGCAATGAAAAAAGAGAATGAATTCGATGAAAAGAAATTAGTAGTAAAACAAATTGAACCTGCTGTTCATTTAGATAATTTACCTGCTTCACCCATTTATCGCGGAAATCCTGAAAAGCCGATGGTTACTCTTCTTGTAAATGTTGCATGGGGTAATGAATTTTTACCGGGAATGCTTCAGACGATGAAAAAATATAATGTACATTCAACCTTTTTTTTGGATGGTTCATGGGTTAAAAAAAATCCATCCCTTGCCAAAATGATAAGAGAAGAAGGGCATGAGATCGGTAATCATGCATACTCACACCCGGATTTAAAAAAAATGACGAACGCGCGAATTACCGAAGAACTCAAGCAAACAAATGAAGTCATAAATGCTACACTTGACCTAACACCAAAGTGGTTTGCCCCTCCAAGTGGCAGTTACCGTAATGATGTAGTACAAATTGCAAATGAATTAGGTATGAAAACGATTCTATGGTCGGTTGACACTGTGGATTGGCGTAATCCTGATCCGAAGGTAATGAGTCAGAAAGTATTGAATAAAGTCCATCCTGGAGCCATGATCTTGATGCATCCTACAAAATCCTCTGCCGCTGGACTCGAAGAAATGATTAAAGGAATAAAGGAAAAAGGCTTAAGCATCGGCACCGTATCCAGTTTGATGGATGAAAAAAGGTTGTTGCCTAAATCGGTGAAGTAA
- the pnp gene encoding polyribonucleotide nucleotidyltransferase has product MDQQKRTFTMDWAGRTLTFEIGELAKQANGAVMVRYGDTAVLSTAVASKQPKNLSFFPLTVNYEERLYAVGKIPGGFIKREGRPSEKAVLASRLIDRPIRPLFADGFRNEVQVVSTVMSVDQNCSSEMAAMIGSSLSLSISDIPFEGPIAGVTVGRINGEFVINPTVDQNENSDIHLIVAGTKHAINMVEAGAEEVSEEVMLEAIMFGHEEIKKLIAFQEEIVAEIGKEKMEIVLHELDKDLEQEVRDFVGGDVKEAVKVIEKHARQEALDAVGANLKSRYEEDEEKANEAKEILHKLIKEEVRRLILKEKIRPDGRKTDEIRKLSSTVGILARTHGSGLFTRGQTQALSICTLGALGDVQVLDGLGVEESKRFMHQYNFPPFSVGETGFMRGPGRREIGHGALGERALEQVIPNEEEFPYTIRLVSEVLESNGSTSQASICASTLALMDAGVPIKAPVAGIAMGLISDGEDVTVLTDIQGMEDHLGDMDFKVAGTPNGITALQMDIKISGINREILQEALTQAKEGRMIILKSMLSTLSESRQELSKYAPKILTMKINPDKIRDVIGPSGKIINKIIEETGVKIDIEQDGTIFIASTDEPMNKKAKKIIEDIVREVQVGEYYMGKVKRIEKFGAFVELFSGKDGLVHISELAEERVGKVEDVLKLGDEILVKVMEIDNQGRVNLSRKVVLKEEKAKNEEQQKA; this is encoded by the coding sequence ATGGATCAACAAAAACGAACTTTTACTATGGACTGGGCGGGAAGAACGCTTACGTTCGAAATTGGAGAACTGGCAAAGCAAGCAAATGGTGCAGTTATGGTTAGATATGGAGATACTGCAGTATTATCAACAGCTGTAGCTTCAAAGCAGCCTAAGAATCTAAGCTTCTTTCCGTTAACGGTTAACTATGAAGAAAGATTATATGCGGTTGGTAAAATCCCTGGAGGATTTATTAAACGTGAAGGCCGTCCGAGTGAAAAGGCAGTCTTAGCAAGCCGATTGATCGACAGACCGATTCGTCCATTATTTGCTGATGGGTTCCGTAACGAAGTACAAGTTGTGAGCACTGTAATGAGTGTGGATCAAAACTGTTCTTCAGAAATGGCTGCAATGATCGGGTCATCTCTATCTTTGTCAATTTCGGATATTCCATTTGAAGGACCGATTGCAGGTGTAACAGTAGGCCGTATTAACGGTGAATTCGTTATTAACCCAACTGTTGATCAAAATGAAAACAGCGATATCCATTTGATTGTTGCTGGTACAAAACATGCAATAAACATGGTAGAAGCTGGTGCAGAAGAAGTTTCTGAGGAAGTAATGCTTGAAGCAATCATGTTCGGTCATGAGGAAATCAAGAAATTAATTGCGTTCCAAGAAGAGATTGTTGCAGAAATCGGTAAAGAAAAAATGGAAATTGTACTGCATGAACTTGATAAAGATCTCGAGCAGGAAGTACGTGATTTTGTAGGCGGCGATGTAAAAGAAGCAGTTAAAGTAATTGAGAAACATGCACGTCAAGAAGCACTTGATGCTGTTGGTGCAAATTTAAAATCTCGCTATGAAGAAGATGAAGAAAAAGCTAATGAAGCAAAAGAGATTTTACATAAACTAATCAAGGAAGAAGTTAGACGCTTAATCCTGAAAGAGAAAATTCGTCCAGATGGAAGAAAGACAGACGAAATTCGTAAACTTTCTTCTACAGTCGGTATTTTGGCAAGAACACACGGTTCTGGTTTATTCACTCGTGGACAAACTCAAGCGTTAAGCATCTGTACGCTAGGTGCACTTGGTGATGTTCAAGTGCTTGATGGTCTTGGAGTAGAAGAGTCAAAGCGTTTCATGCACCAATATAACTTCCCTCCATTCAGCGTAGGTGAAACTGGATTTATGCGCGGACCAGGAAGACGTGAAATTGGTCACGGTGCATTAGGTGAACGTGCGTTAGAACAAGTAATTCCAAACGAAGAAGAATTCCCTTACACGATTCGTCTCGTATCTGAAGTTCTTGAATCTAATGGTTCAACATCACAAGCTAGTATTTGTGCAAGTACTCTAGCATTAATGGATGCAGGTGTTCCAATTAAGGCACCAGTTGCAGGTATTGCGATGGGTCTTATCTCTGATGGTGAAGACGTAACAGTATTAACTGATATTCAAGGTATGGAAGACCATCTTGGAGACATGGACTTTAAAGTAGCTGGTACACCAAACGGTATAACTGCACTTCAAATGGACATTAAAATTTCTGGTATCAACCGTGAAATCCTGCAAGAAGCACTGACGCAAGCAAAAGAAGGCCGTATGATCATTTTGAAGTCGATGCTTTCTACGCTTTCAGAATCACGTCAAGAGCTTTCAAAATATGCGCCTAAGATTTTAACAATGAAGATTAATCCTGATAAGATCCGTGATGTTATCGGGCCAAGTGGGAAAATCATCAATAAAATCATTGAAGAAACCGGCGTTAAAATTGATATCGAACAAGACGGAACAATCTTTATTGCTTCCACAGATGAGCCAATGAACAAAAAGGCTAAGAAAATCATTGAAGATATCGTTAGAGAAGTCCAAGTGGGAGAATACTACATGGGCAAAGTTAAACGTATTGAAAAATTCGGTGCTTTTGTTGAATTGTTCAGCGGAAAAGATGGTTTAGTACACATTTCTGAACTTGCTGAAGAACGCGTAGGCAAAGTGGAAGATGTATTGAAACTTGGTGATGAAATCCTTGTAAAAGTCATGGAGATCGACAACCAAGGCCGTGTAAACTTATCACGCAAAGTTGTTTTAAAAGAAGAAAAAGCAAAAAATGAAGAACAGCAAAAAGCTTAA
- the rpsO gene encoding 30S ribosomal protein S15 produces MAISQERKNELISDYKVHDTDTGSPEVQIAILTEQINELNGHLRTHKKDHHSRRGLLKMVGKRRNLLTYLRNKDITRYRELIGRLGLRR; encoded by the coding sequence ATGGCAATCTCTCAAGAGCGCAAAAATGAGCTTATTAGTGATTATAAGGTACATGATACGGACACTGGATCTCCAGAAGTTCAAATCGCTATCCTTACTGAACAAATTAATGAGTTGAATGGTCACTTACGTACACACAAAAAAGATCATCACTCACGTCGTGGTCTATTGAAAATGGTTGGTAAGCGTCGTAACTTGTTAACGTACCTACGTAACAAAGACATCACGCGTTACCGCGAATTGATCGGAAGACTAGGATTACGTCGTTAA
- the ribF gene encoding riboflavin biosynthesis protein RibF → METIVINHPHQYHQETMPPLILALGYFDGIHKGHQRVIETAVELAESCNAYPAVMSFHPHPSVVLGKADESWTYITPLEEKKMLLERLGVKKFFIVKFDLNFASLSTQQFVDQYIAGLNVQHVVTGFDFSYGKYGKGNVQTLMQEANGRFGQTIIEKIEKEGQKISSTLIRQCLKEGSVERIVSFLGRKYSLNGTVIHGDKRGRTIGFPTANLQTDDYTLPKVGVYAVEAYVDQKKYYAMANVGFKPTFKDNQLKPSLEVHIFDFNSEIYGKTVRINWLKRIRDEVKFSSIDALINQLDDDKRKTLEIIQSID, encoded by the coding sequence TTGGAAACGATCGTCATTAATCACCCACATCAATATCATCAAGAAACAATGCCGCCGTTAATTTTGGCACTTGGTTACTTTGATGGTATTCATAAGGGTCATCAGCGTGTAATTGAAACAGCTGTCGAGCTTGCAGAAAGTTGCAATGCATATCCGGCAGTTATGAGTTTTCACCCTCATCCATCAGTTGTATTAGGAAAAGCGGATGAAAGCTGGACATACATTACACCTCTTGAAGAAAAGAAAATGTTATTAGAAAGACTAGGAGTAAAGAAATTCTTTATTGTGAAATTTGATCTTAACTTCGCCTCACTTTCTACACAACAATTTGTAGATCAATACATTGCAGGGTTGAACGTTCAGCATGTTGTAACAGGCTTTGATTTTTCATATGGAAAGTATGGAAAAGGGAACGTACAGACGTTAATGCAAGAAGCGAATGGAAGATTCGGTCAGACAATTATTGAAAAAATTGAAAAAGAAGGACAAAAAATTAGTTCAACACTTATTCGCCAATGCTTAAAAGAAGGATCAGTTGAAAGAATTGTTTCTTTTTTAGGCAGAAAATATTCATTAAACGGCACAGTCATACACGGTGATAAAAGAGGGAGAACAATTGGCTTTCCTACTGCAAATCTGCAAACAGATGATTATACACTTCCAAAAGTAGGAGTGTATGCAGTAGAAGCATATGTCGATCAAAAGAAATATTATGCTATGGCTAATGTAGGATTTAAGCCAACTTTTAAAGATAATCAGCTTAAACCTTCTTTAGAGGTCCACATTTTTGATTTTAATAGCGAAATCTACGGTAAGACGGTAAGGATTAACTGGTTAAAAAGAATAAGGGATGAAGTGAAATTTAGTTCAATTGATGCTTTGATAAACCAGCTTGATGATGATAAACGTAAAACCTTAGAAATTATCCAATCAATTGATTAA